Genomic segment of Arachis stenosperma cultivar V10309 chromosome 4, arast.V10309.gnm1.PFL2, whole genome shotgun sequence:
tttaaggcatagacactaagacactaatgatcataagacacaaacatagtcaaacataagcatgaaaatttcgaaaaacaggaaaataaagaacaaggagattaaagaacgggtccatcTCAGtaatggcggcttgttcttcctcttgaaggtcttatggagtgcttgagctcctcagtgtctcttccttgcctttgttgctcctctctcatgattctttgatcttctctaatttcatggaggaggatggaatgttcttggtgctccacccttagttgtcccatgttggaactcaattctcctagggaggtgttcagttgctcccaatagtcttgtggaggaaagtgcatcccttgaggcatctcagggatctcatgatgagaggggtctcttgtttgctccatccttttcttagtgatgggcttgaggtcatgccttctcagttgaaccggctttcctcttgaatctctcttccattgagcgccctcttcacaaatgtctgtgaggacttggtccaacctttgatcaaagttgacccttcttcatggccacaacttcatagaagtggtcttgatgcacccttaagatgaatctctccatctcccatgactcggaggtgaaagcttttgccttccctttcctctttctagaggtttctccggccttggatgccataaatggttatggaaaaacaaaaagcaatgcttttaccacaccaaacttaaaaggtttgctcgtcctcgagcaagagaagaaagaagagagtagaagaagaagaaatgaggaagaagggaatggctttgtgttcggccaaagagggggagaagtggtgtttaggttgtgtgaaaatgaaggagtgaagaagggtttatataggagagggggaaGGGTAAGGTTCAgtcaagtgagggtgggtttgggagggaaagtggtttgaatttgaatggtgaggtaggtggggttttatgaaggatggatgtgagtggtgaagaggaagatgagatttgataggtgaagggtttttagggaagaggtgttgaggtgattggtgaatgagtgaagaacagagagagtggtggggttggtggggatcctgtggggtccacagatcctgtggtgtcaaggaaaagtcatccctgcaccaaatggcatgcaaaatcatgttttgagccaattctggcgttaaacgccgggctggtgcccatttttggcgtttaacgccaggttcttgcccttttctggcatttaacgccagtctggtgcccctttctggcgttaaacgcccagaatggtgccagactgggcgttaaacgcccacctgctagccttactggcgtttaaacgccagtaagttcttcctccagggtgtgctatttttcttcctgtttttcattctgttgttgctttttcaattgattttgtgacttctcatgatcatcaacctacaaaaaacataaaataacaaaagaaaatagataaaatataacattgggttgcctcccaacaagcgcttctttaatgtcagtagcttgacagatggctctcatggagcctcacaaatgatcagagtaATGTGGGAACcgcccaacaccaaacttagagtttgaatgtgggggttcaacaccaaacttagagtttggttgtggcctcccaacaccaaacttagagtttgactgtgggggctctgtttgactttgatttgagagaagctcttcatgcttcctctccatggtgacagagggatatccttgagccttaaacacaaaggattcttcattcatttgaatgatcagttcgcccctatcaacatcaatcacagcctttgctgtggctagaaagggtctgccaaggatgatggtttcatccatgcacttcccagtctctaggactatgaaatcagcagggatgtaatggttttcaatcttcaccaaaacatcctctacaagtccatgagcttgttttcttgagttgtctgccatctctaatgagattcttgcagcttgcacctcaaagatccctagcttctccattacagagaggggcacgaggtttacacttgaccctaagtcacacagagccttcttgaaggtcatggtgcctatggtacaaggtattgaaaacttcccaggatcttgtctcttttgaggtaatttctgcctagacaagtcatccagttctttggtgagcaaaggaggttcattctcccaagtctcatttccaaataacttgtcatttagcttcatgattgctccaaggtatttagcaacttgctcttcagtgacatactcatcctcttcagaggaagaatactcatcagagctcatgaaaggcagaagtaagtccaatggaatctctatggtctcattttgagcctcagattcccatggttcctcattggggaactcagtggaggtcagtgcacgcccattgaggtcttcttcagtggcgttcactgcctctccttcctttccaaattcggccatgttgatggccttgcactctccttttggattttcttctgtattgcttgggagagtactaggagggagttcagtaactttcttgctcagctgtcccacttgtgcctccaaattcctaatggaggaccttgtttcagtcatgaaactttgagtggttttgattagatcagagaccatggttgctaagtcagaggggttctgcttagaattctctgtctgttgctgagaagatgatggaaaaggcttgccattgctaaacctgtttcttccaccattattgttgttgaaaccttgttgaggtctctgttgatccttccatgagaaaattggatgatttctccatgaagaattataggtgtttccatagggttctcctaggtaattcacctcttccattgaagggttctcaggatcataagcttcttctttagatgaagcatccttagtactgcttggtgcattttgcattccagacagactttgagaaatcaaattgacttgttgagtcaatattttattctgagccaatatggcattcagagtatcaatctcaagaactcctttcttctgatttgtcccattgttcacaggattcctttcagaagtgtacatgaattggttatttgcaaccatttcaattagttcttgagcttctgtaggcgtcttcttcagatgaagagatcctccagcagagctatccaaagacatcttggatagttcaaagagaccatcatagaaaatacctatgatgctccattcagaaagcatgtcagaaggacattttctgattaattgtttgtatctttcccaagcttcatagagggattctccatccttctgtctgaaggtttggacttccactctaagcttactcaatttttgaggtggaaagaactttgccaagaaggcattgactagcttttcccatgagtccaggctttctttaggttgtgagtccaaccatgtcctagctctgtctcttacagcaaaagggaatagcataagtctgtagacctcagggtcaaccccattagtcttgacagtgtcacagatttgcaagaattcagctaagaactgatgaggatcttccaatggaagtccatggaacttgcaattctgttgcattagagaaactaattgaggcttaagctcaaagttgtttgctccaatggcagggatagagatgcttctcccatagaagtcgggagtaggtgcagtaaagtcacccagcaccttccttgcattattggcattgttgttgttttcggctgccatgtgttcttcttctttgaagatttctgttaggtcctctgcagagagttgtgccttagcttctcttatctttcgcttcaaggtccttttaggttcagggtcagcttcaacaagaatgcttttgtctttgttcctgctcatatgaaagagaagagaacaagaaaatgtggaatcctctatgtcacagtatagagattccttgaggtgtcagaggaaaagaaaaatagaagaaaggggtaggagaattcgaacttagtgagatagagttcgaattgtgcattgaagaggagtgatactccataaatagaaggatgtgagaagagaggaagagctttttcgaaaattaagttaaagcatttggaaacattttgaaaaacactaattaattttcgaaaataagggtgggaaagaaatcaagtgatttttgaaaaagattttgaaattagaagtcaaaaagatttgattgaaaattattttgaaaaagatgaggttaagaagatatgattggttttaaaaaatatgtgattgaaaagatatgatttgaaaacaattttaaaaagattggatttaaaaaaaataataacttggctatcaagaaaagatatgattcaaacattaaacctttctcaacagaaaaggcaacatacttgaaatgttgaatcaaatcattaattgatagcaagtatctttgaaaaaggaaagaaattgattttgaaaacatttgattgaaaagatatgatttgaaaaagatttgattttgaaaaactttgaaaacttgaaaaaaaattgatttgaaaacaaaaatcctcccccttgtgccatcctggcgttaaacgcccaaaatggtgcacattctggcgtttaacgcccaatgcactacctttttgggcgttaaacgcccaaccaggcaccctggctggcgtttaaacgccagtctgtccttcttcactgggcgttttgaacgcccagctttttctgtgtaattcctctgctgcatgttctgaatcttcagttccctgtactattgacttgaaaatagaaccaagatcaaataaacaatgcatgcaagacaccaaacttaaaattagacactagactcaaacaagaaacataaaatatttttggttttttttatgattttgaaatttttttggatttttcgaaaattatatggaaatataaaataaaggtttcaaaattcttaatgagaattccaggaatcatgcaatgttagtctaaagctttagtctaaaggaattagacatggttagccaagcttcagcaggacattgcattcaagagctaaattgatgagaatcaatcagctttggtgatggtaagaatatcaccttgaaacactagaattcactcttaagaattctgaaaaatacctaatctaagcaacaagatgaaccgtcagttgtccatactcgaacaatccccggcaacggcgccaaaaacttggtgcacgaaattgtgatcactacaacttcgcacaactaaccagcaagtgcactgggtcgtccaagtaataaaccttacgcgagtaagggtcgatcccacggagattgttggtatgaagcaagctatggtcaccttgtaaatcttagtcaggcagactcaaatgggtatagatgatgaataaaacataaagataaagatagagatacttatgtaattcattggtaggaacttcagataagcgtatgaagatgccttcccttccgtctctctgctttcctactgtcttcatccaatccttcttactcctttccatggcaagcttatgcaagggtttcaccgttgtcagtggctacctcccatcctctcagtggaaatgttcaacgcaccctgtcacggcacggctatccatctgtcggttctcgatcaggccggaatagaatccattgattcttttgcgtctgtcactaacgccccgccctcaggagtttgaagcacgtcacagtcattcaatcattgaatcctactcagaataccacagacaaggttagaccttccggattctcttgaatgccgccatcagttcttgcctataccacgaatactctgatctcacggaatggctggctcgtttgtcaggcgagcactcggttgtcaggcgatcaaccatgcatcgtgtatcaggaatccaagagatattcacccaatctaaggtagaacggaggtggttgtcagtcacacgttcataggtgagaatgatgatgagtgtcacggatcaacacattcatcaagttgaagaacaagtgatatcttggacaaagaacaagcggaattgaatagaagaacaatagtaattgcattaatactcgaggtacagcagagctccacaccttaatctatggtgtgtagaaactccaccgttgaaaatacataagaacaaggtctaggcatggccgaatggccagcctcccaaagagggttcaatcatcaaaacatgatcaacagatcaaaatacaatagtaaaaggtcctacttatagaaaactagtagcctaaggtttacaaagatgagtaaatgacataaaagtccacttccgggcccacttggtgtgtgctttgggctgagcaataaagcattttcatgtagagactcttcttggagttaaacgccagcttttatgccagtttgggcatttaactcccattttggtgccagttccggcgtttaacgctggaattactaaaggtgactttgaacgccggtttgggccatcaaatctcgggcaaagtatggactatcatatattgctggaaagcccagaatgtctactttccaacgccgttgagatcgcgccaattgggcttctgtagctccagaaaatctacttcgagtgcagggaggtcagaatccaacagcatctgcagtccttttcagtctctgaatcagatttttgctcaggtccctcaatttcagccagaaaatacctgaaatcacagaaaaacacacaaactcatagtaaagtccagaaaagtgaattttaactaaaaactaataaaaatatactaaaaactaactagatcatactaaaaacatactaaaaacaatgccaaaaagcgtataaattatccgctcatcaggctcCAGTGTCCTTGTCTCGTCAGGCGCGTTGTAGCCGTGGTGTGTTTGCCCTTCTTCGTCGCGTCTTTAGTCAGAGTTATGCGTCGTGCCCGTCTCGTCTGGTGACGTTCGGTCCCCGTTTCTTCTTCGAGTTCGCATTCCCGGTCGTTCTATAGCCACCCCTGTCTGTCGCCTGCCAAGGCTGGGGCCAAAGTGAGAGCCACACCCGGTCGAGAAACTGTAGTAATATGTCAGCTGGGTGAGTTTCCCACAGCTCGCCAGAAGACAAAACACCCAGACCAAAAGAGTAGTCTGCTTCAGAGTCTGCCACTTCTTGCCTTCTGTTAAAATAAGTAAGTTTTTGAATCAGTAGTAGGTTGGATATTTTGAATAGACTGAATTAAAGTATACCGCAGATATGTTCTCTTATGTATGACGTCGTTTGTTTAGGTGTGAAGTatcttattatatttataattttactgCACTCGACATGCATGATGAAGTGGTTTTACCATGTGACTGGATGGCTTTATAATTGCTAGCATTTGGAAAGTTAGTATGTTAATTGCGtgagaaattaaaataattggaTGTTAGTAGTTAGGAACGTTTACCTGCACAAATAGCATGCTTGCAGAGAATTTAATACGTTAGTTGTTATTTTGTTATTCTTAGTCGGTTAATTTCGATTTTGTTAtcttttgttttgattttctgTCCGTAAAGTTGTTAAGTTGAAATTTTGCTAAATTGTtgggatgatgatgatgtaaGTTGACAAGTTGTTCGGGCGGTGCGAACTTATTTCTTGGACCATGCATTTAGGTCACGTACTTGATTACTTGGTACATTGTGTTATTGTATTTACCAGTGTCTGGGATATTATTGCTGGAAATTGGTGATGATTTGTTTCTTGTAACCCGAATGGTTTCTACCTCTAAATGGGAAAACAAAATCTGCAGAACAGTATTTTGTCTAGGGTTTGTTTTTTTCTTTGGAAGTCAATGTTTTTGTGTTGGCATAGTCAAAATGTGAATGTTGTTCTGTTGTGGTTTTTGGGGTTATTTTCTTCTGGAATTCAGGTTTGTTTGCGCTCAGTGCTGAAACTCTGGCTGTGGGTATGCTTATTTTTGTTTTGCTCCGGGTCTCGCAGTTGTTCTGACGAAAGCTCCAATATCAAACCTTGTCAAAACTATTTTTGATTTCCTGGATGTAAATTTTGTCATCAATGCTAGTTGGTCAAACATACGTTGTTTTATTGTAAGACTGTGCTTGGAATAGGTGATTCAATGCTTagtgaaaatattatttttgttgtaaGGCTGTTTGTTGGTTTAAATTTTCATCGTGTGGGAATTTCCTTGCGGTATGTAATAATGAATTAGGTAAACTATTTCAATGGAGGTGTCTTTGAGCCAGGAGGATGCTGATCGTGGAGGGAGTGATGGTGATGCTTACAATGTAGAAAATTCTGAGTTGGAAGACCTTGCCGGACTAAGTGTGAATGACATCCTTAAGAAGGTATGGGACAACATTGATAATGCATATGAGTTCTATCGGGGTTTCGGAAAATTGCATGGATTCGGTGTGCAAAAGGGTGACTCCGAAAAAGACTGTGAGGGAAATCTTGTAAGGTACAGGTTTTTTTGTAACAAAGAAGGCTCCAGGGAGCGTAAACACTACGACAGGGTTGACAGAACAAGGGTACACAAACCAGAAATAAGAACTAACTGCAAAGCAATGATATCGGTTTATTTAGACAAAAATGATAAGTATTGGAAGGTTAGGAAGTTAGTAACCGAACACAATCACGACCTGACACCAGCAGGAATGGTGCACTTGATTGCCAATCATCGTCGGTTAACGGAAGTTGCAAAGAGTCAGATAATTGGGATGCAAGCACATGGTATTGCGACCTCTAAGATTGTAGGGTACATGGCTGGTATGGCCGGGGGATATTCGTTGTTGGGGTTCCTAATGAAGGATGTCTATAACTATGCTGACAAAATGCGGCGCATTAAAATAGCTGATGGCGATGCGAATTCTACATTAGTATATCTATAGGGAAAAGTCGAATCAGACCCCATGGCAATCGCAAAATATAATGTGACTACTGACAACAGGCTGGTGAATCTGATTTGGGTCGACGGATCTAGCAGAGTCGATTACCAATACTTTGGCGATGTGTTGGCGTTTGATTTAACCTACAGGAAAAATAAATACAAGAGACCTGTTGTGATTTTCTCTGGATCAAACAATCATAAGCAGACCACCATATTCGGGTTTGGGTTGTTGCATGACGAAAGTCTAGCATCCTATCGGTGGATGCTGGAGAATTTGATGGAGATCATGTGTCGCAAAAAGCCATCTGTAGTGGTTACCGATGGGGACAAAGCTATGATAAAAGCTGTGTCTGAAGTCCTCCCCGAGTTGATGCATCAGTTGTGTGCATGGCATGTGGAGAAGAATGTCACATCGAATGTCAAGGATGATGATTTACGTGGGCTGTTCATAAGGTGGTTGTACGTGGACATGACGACAGATGTATTTGAGTCGGAATGGGAGCAGGCTGCCGAGGACTATGGCCTCTGCCAGAAGCAGTGGTGGTGCCAGATGTATGAGAAAAAGGAGATGTGGGCAAGTGCTTATCTCCGTGACAAGTTCTGCGCGGGGTACCGGACCACATCCCGCTGTGAAGGAATTAACGCATATGTGAACAAGTTTTCCAAATCCACCCACACAATTTTGGAGCTGGTGCAATGCTTAGATATGGTTGCCCGTGAATATCGAAATAAGGAAATGCTTCTCCAGTTTAAATCCATAAACTCGGTTCCGGTCATGACAACATGCCTCAGAAGTCTTGAACGACATGCCGCTTCAGTGTACACCAGAGAAGTTTTTGGTGATGTTAGGAAGGAGATCGAAGAGGTTGGTGCGTTGATCCTGATTAGCACAAAGAGGATCATGAATACAATGATATACACCTTAGAGGAGTATAAAGATCCTGATGTCCACATAATGTCCTCATTTGGACAGTCAACCCGAAAGTTAAGTTACCAGTGTAATTTCTGGAAGAAGCAGGGTTATCCCTGCAAGCATATGTTCTTCGTCATAAAGGCAGAGCACCTAAAGGAGATACCCGAGGAGATAGTTCTGCGTAGGTGGAGAACTGATGCAAAGTCTGTTGAACAGTACATAGAAAATTGGGGGGACTATAGCGAGCGTGGTGTCATAATGCGTCATGGGGCACTCCATTCTGCCTCGCAATGGTTGTTTTTCCTAGGGGCACAAAGGTTGTCCATGTTCCAAAAGACTATGCGTGGAATTGAAAGTTTGTGTAAAGAGCTGGAGATGGACTGTAGGGCATTTGGTAGTAGCATGCGACGGAACGAAGAAAAGGTTGGTGAAGGCAATCCGATGGTAAGAGATCCTGTTGTTGCTAAGGCAAAGGGTGCCCCAAAACTTCCAACGAAAAAGCATCTTGGTAAAAGGAGGCGTTGCACCTGCTGTAAGGGAATTGGACACAATAAGAGAAACTGCCCAGAGAAGGGTGACAATAGACAAAATCCCAATCAGGtttcttatttaatttctaATCTTAATTCAACAATGTATACAGTTGTAGCATGCCTATGTTTAGTATTTTTTCTCTGTTACAGGCCGACGAATGTGGGGGAATTAATGGTCCCGGCTTAATGTCCAACGATGACTAGGAATCTATCGTCGGTGAAAATCTATGTGTTGAACCTGGGGGCAAACACAATGCGGACTAGTTGCAAGGGTTTCGATTTAATTCTGATGTAGAGATATGATTTTATAACaaatgaaaaattataaaaacgaATATAGAATGAGAAATTAGAGTAAGGCCAAATATAGTGTGTTGTCCGCTGGCTGCAATAAtggttgaaaaaaaatataagtatagTGTAAACTCAGTTATGGCTGTGTTGTTTGAATGGTACTTTCAGTCTTTCGTTGGTTAATTGTGCTCAACTGTAGGTGGCATTGTAGGAAACTAGTTAAGTTTCCATTACGTGTTTCATGCATCATGAAACGTAAACCTTGATAGATCATAAAGTCTTCATCGCATGACACTGTTAATATTCTTATCAAATTAAATGATTTTGTGTATGAGTAGACATTTATTCCCTTGCAGATGAGGTGTGGGAGTCGACAGTGGACTGGAGGAATCATTTAACCACTTGCAAAGTTTCAAAGTAGGTTGGGCGGCCAGAATGTCGGGTTCGAGAACGACCCTTCTGCTAATATTTCTTTGTATATGGGCAACAAAAAATAGTCCTTGGAGCCCTTATTTATTGCTGATTCAATCTTGTAATGTGTGattgtttgtatttttagtttttttcttttatagaaAATTCGTTCCTGTTTACTCCCCTGTGGTTTGGCGTTGTTTGTTTTCATCTTATATATGTTACGATGAGGACCAACTATAAGGATCCCACTTGAAATCCCAGCAATGTAGATGAGGCTATGTTTGGGTGTGGTTGCATGTtaagttttcaattttttttttgtcagaaAAGAGATTTCTTGTAACAAGAGTCCATGAAAATGAAACCATTATGAGCGTCAAGTTCTGGATAACCAGgcattaaaaatataaaagccACTTTACACAGGAACCGCTCAAGTAACACGATACGAGTCTACATCCCAATGGTTAATTGTTTCAACCATTACATTCTTATACAGatagcaatttatattcctcaaATGGTTTTTACAAAATAAGCATTACTTTCTTAGACTTATAGCAAAATATATTCCTCAAAGGGTTTTTACAAAATAAGCATATTTTGGTGCCTAATATAACATACTAGTTGCATATTAGGTGCCCTAATACGCTGTCAAAATAAAACCAGCTTCATGGATGTAGAAGACGTTCCTAAGGAAGACAAATGACACTAGGCGAAAATAGCACTTGTCAAATTGTGATGCTCTGGCTAGGAGAATCTATTGCCGTAGCAATTTTCTTCCGaccttttttttccttcttagtAGACATTTGCATCTGACTGTCCCAGTAACGAACTGCTCTACGACCTACGTCACGAGCAATGGGATTGTAAGGTCCCATTACCAACTCCAGTGCAAGCCTCATCCTTGTGTGATCATTGACATCCTACAGAACAAGAACAATTAATTAGGGATGTGGATGTGTTGGTATCAATAGGATTATGCGAGTGAGTGTTTCCATAATATACCTCCAACTCCACGTTCCCCTAAACGCAATTCAACATCATCCATTGACAAACCCAAACCCCACAGTCATTCCTGCACGTTATTTAAGGATAACTTAATGAGCAATTGGTGAACTGCCCAAATTTGAATAGACAATGCAGAAATCTCAGTTGCTGCAAATGCCTTGTAACAGGCATGAGAGATTGTGATGCTTACAATTGGTTCGGTTGCTGGCTAACTGGGGGCTCTGTAACATCAAAAGTGGATGGGTGTGGTTTGTAATGGTCTTCCTTTTTCCAAAATCTCTTGTCCTCTAGCATGTTTTCCAGAAAGAAGGCCTGACACCATGAATAGGTCATGGAAGTTATACACACACAGCACTATGTCCAAATAATGTTAACATTAAAATTCAAGTGCAACATAAGGAAAAAGCCAACATTTGAGGTTCAGTAACTCTTACCACAAACTTCATTTGTGAGATCCTTGCCTCCCGGCGGTCACTATTCTTGGCGGAGTCGAGATAAAGCAAGTTGCAGTTGACAAGGTCTACCACCATCAGAAACCAATGGTTGTCTCTGTGCATGGGTACATATATCTACGGCGCAACACTCACGAAAATTATAGGAATAAAATCGACATAAACACCAACCACACAAAACCAATAGCGCGATCAATAACTCACCATCAACAAATCATCTGCATATCCCATGAACCTGTTGCAGATAAACTCGAAGGTGTCGATGCTGTGGTTTACCGGGCTCAAAGCAACTTGCTGCAAGAGGAGtaggaacaaaataaaaatgtatCATACAAGTGACTCGAGGGGGAGTGAATCAAAATATAGGTGTTGTGGTTATAGGTACCGAAAAGGTCGTTGGGAGAAACCAGGACTCCTTCCTGTTTTCATGAGTTAACATAGTGCAAACAAGGTTTATAACCTGCATAAACATGACAATCTTATATATATCGTTAGTCGAGGTTCAGTTATGCCGATCCAAGGAAGATGGTTTTCACATAGGCAACGTCGTACTTACATCGTCAACGATTAAATGGCCCGGCCGGAGTGTCAACAGTGCATCTCGGTCTCCACGGGAGTTTTCGTCTTCGACAAGGACCTCTCTGTACCGAAGAGTGTGGAATGTTAAGTAATGAATTGATTCAAGAGGATAATATTTGCACATTATTTACTTAGCTTAATCCACAGAAGCACCTGTTGTCCAGATCCAACGAGAAAATGTATGCTGCAACGGCGAGTTCCTTCCCGAGGAAGTGCATTCCTTGCGGGGGACGGAAGGACAGGTTGAGGCACTGGTGAAAGGAAATACAGGACCATCAGCAAAATAAAGCAATACT
This window contains:
- the LOC130975509 gene encoding protein FAR-RED ELONGATED HYPOCOTYL 3-like: MEVSLSQEDADRGGSDGDAYNVENSELEDLAGLSVNDILKKVWDNIDNAYEFYRGFGKLHGFGVQKGDSEKDCEGNLVRYRFFCNKEGSRERKHYDRVDRTRVHKPEIRTNCKAMISVYLDKNDKYWKVRKLVTEHNHDLTPAGMVHLIANHRRLTEVAKSQIIGMQAHGIATSKIVGYMAGMAGGYSLLGFLMKDVYNYADKMRRIKIADGDANSTLVYL
- the LOC130975510 gene encoding protein FAR-RED ELONGATED HYPOCOTYL 3-like — its product is MAIAKYNVTTDNRLVNLIWVDGSSRVDYQYFGDVLAFDLTYRKNKYKRPVVIFSGSNNHKQTTIFGFGLLHDESLASYRWMLENLMEIMCRKKPSVVVTDGDKAMIKAVSEVLPELMHQLCAWHVEKNVTSNVKDDDLRGLFIRWLYVDMTTDVFESEWEQAAEDYGLCQKQWWCQMYEKKEMWASAYLRDKFCAGYRTTSRCEGINAYVNKFSKSTHTILELVQCLDMVAREYRNKEMLLQFKSINSVPVMTTCLRSLERHAASVYTREVFGDVRKEIEEVGALILISTKRIMNTMIYTLEEYKDPDVHIMSSFGQSTRKLSYQCNFWKKQGYPCKHMFFVIKAEHLKEIPEEIVLRRWRTDAKSVEQYIENWGDYSERGVIMRHGALHSASQWLFFLGAQRLSMFQKTMRGIESLCKELEMDCRAFGSSMRRNEEKVGEGNPMVRDPVVAKAKGAPKLPTKKHLGKRRRCTCCKGIGHNKRNCPEKGDNRQNPNQADECGGINGPGLMSNDD